CAGGGCCGGTTTCCCCTGGGTGCAGTAAGTAAATTCAATGGACTCGGGCGCCTGAGAAAGATAGCGCCCCAGCAATAAGCGCAGCCGCGCACGGCCGACGATGAAGCGTTCGCGGTGGATCTCGCGAATGAGGCGTGCGGCACGCTTCTGTTCCTCCCGGTTCAGCAGCGCACGGTAGCGGTCCATGTCCTCCGCCGGGGCATCCAGGTCGAAGTGCCAGAGGTGTACCTCGCCGGGGCCCGGGCGCGTCAGTGTACTGCGGTCCTGGTACTCACTCACGATGGGCAACCTCGGAAACCGCACGCTCTGTCAGGGTCTGGAGGGCATCGGAGTCGTGAAAGCCGAAGGTGCGGCTGAGGACGCGCCCGCGCGGGTCCAATATCACGAATGCCGGCACGGCCGCAACGTCGTAGCGCTGGCCGACCCAGGGGAACTGGTCGATATCGACCTTCACTGGAACAAGGCTTTCCAGGGCAGATGCGAGATTGGGGTCTCCGAAGCTGTCCCGCTCTACTCGCCGACAGATGTTGCACCAGGCGGCTGTGACATAAAGAAAGACGGGCTTCTCCTCACGGCGTGCGGCTTCGAGCGCGAGCGGCAGGGAGTCTCGCCAGGGGATGGGTGGACCCGGCTCGGGACGGCATGCCGTCGCGAGGACCAGCATGGCGAGGGCCGCCATGGTGTTGCGGTGGTGGTGTCCCATAAACCGCGTGTTTTCCTGCCCGTGGGGCTGATGCGGGTGCATTACAGAAAGGCCCGCCCCCCGGACTGGGGAGCGGACCTCGGATTTCTACGCTACATTGCGGGGCCGGTCATCCCGTGTAGGGATTGGCCGTAAACGGCGAGGTGCCGTAGATACGGCCCATGTAGTCCGCAAAAAGAAGAGTAATGAAAATGACCAGCCACAGGAAGCCGGCACTCGCGAAGATGCGCGTCAGGTTGGTGCCGTATTTCACGTGCATGAAGAACATGACGATCAGGGACACCTTCGTGAAGGCGATCATGAGGGCGATGATCAGGTTCGCGAGGGGATTGATGTGCATGTAGTATGCGGCAATCGTCAGGAACATGAAGGCCATCAGGGCGATAAGGACCTGCGAGTAGGTGCGCGGCGTTACGATGTGGTGTTGGGACATGCTCTTAATACTTTCCTTGGTGGTTCAAGCCGGCGATCAGGTGACGAGATAGAACATGGGGAACAGGAAAACCCAGACGATATCGACAAAGTGCCAGTACAAGCCGAAGAAGAGGATCGGCATGTAGCGCTTGGGACCGAACTTGTTCATCTTCGCCATGACCATGAGTACGGCGAGGATGCCGAAGCCGATGATCATGTGGAAGGCGTGCATTCCGGTCATGACGTAATAGAGGAAGAAGAACAACTCCGAGTGGCCCTGTTCCGGGAAGGAAGCCAAGGTCGGGTAGTGATGAGGATCGGGATGCCAGAGCGAGCCCGGGAAGACCCCGTACGCGATCTTGGGACCCCACTCAAACTGGAGCTTGATGGCCACGAAGGCGAGACCGAGCACCATGGTGGCGCCGAGGCACCGGAAGAGCCACTTGCTGTTGCCCACCTGGCAATAGTACACGCCCATGGCCATGGTGAAACTGCTCAGGAGCAGGATGATGGTATTGATCGCGCCGATACCCCAGCTCAACTGGGCGCTTCCATTCACGAAGGCGTCGAAGTACATGTACCGATAGACGGAGTAGGCCATGAAGAGCCCGCCGAAGAACATGACTTCCTGGGCCAGGAAGAGCCACATGCCCAGCGTGCAGGATTCTTCCTGCTGCTCGATGGTCTCAAAATGGTGCGCCAAATACGGATTGTGTTCGGCGTTCGCGTGTGCACTAGACACTGAGCGTTTCCTCCCCGGTGTAGGCGTAGGCGCCCTTGGTTACGACCGGCGTTTCATGAAAGTTATGGGCATCCGGCGGCGAGGTGCATACCTCCCACTCCAATCCGCGGGCGCCCCAGGGATTGCTTCCGGCGTCCTTGCCGTAGAGCAGGGACCAGCCGAAATAGAATACAGGAATTACGAAGCCGAGGCCGAGGACGCTGGCGCCGGCGGTCGAGAGTACGTTGAGCACTTGGAAGTCCGGGTGGTAGGAGTGGTAGCGACGGGGCATGCCCAGCCAGCCGACCAGGAACTGGGGGAAGAAGGTGCAGTTGAAACCGACGAAGACCAGGATCGCGCAGAGGCTCGCAATGGTCTGGGGATACATCTTGCCGGTAATCTTCGGCCAGTAGAAGTGCAGGCCGGACAGGTAGGCCATGGTCATGCCGCCCACCATCACGTAGTGGAAGTGGGCAACCACGAAGTAGGTGTCGTGCAGGGGCACGTCCATGCCGGTGGAGCCGAGGAAGAGTCCGGTGCCGCCGCCGATGGCGAAGAGGCCGATGAAGCCGATGGCGTAGATCATGGGGGTCGCCCAGACGACGTTGCCCTTGTAGAGGGTCGCCGTCCAGTTGAAGATCTTGATGGCCGACGGCACGGCGACCAGCATGGTCAGAAGGGAGAAGACCAGGTTGGAGTACATGGCCTGGCCGCTGACGTACATGTGGTGACCCCAGACGAGGAAACCGATGATGGCGATGGCCACGCTGGAGAAGGCGATGAACTCATAGCCAAACACGCGGTTGCGGGAGAAGCAGGCGATGATTTCGCTGATGACGCCCATGCCGGGGAGGATCATGATATACACGGCCGGATGGGAGTAGAACCAGAACATGTGCTGGAAGAGCACCGGGTCGCCGCCGAGGGCCGGATCGAAGATACCGACGCCCCAGATGCGCTCGACGCCCGCCAGGAAGACGGTGATGGCGAGGACCGGCGTGCCGAGAATCTGAATCACGCTGGTCGCGTAGTGGGCCCAGATGAAAAGGGGCAGACGGAACCAGGTGAGTCCGGGCGCGCGCATCTTGTGAATGGTCACGATGAAGTTCAGACCGGTGAGAATCGAGGAGAAACCGGTGATGAAAACCAGCATGGCCGCGAGGAACACATGGGTGTTCGCGTAGGACGTACTGAGGGGGGTGTAGAAGGTCCAGCCCGTGTCCAGACCGCCGAGCACGATGATGATCACGCCCAGTGTTCCGCCGCACATGAAGATGTACCAGCTTGCCAGGTTCAGCTTCGGAAAGGCCACGTCTTTCGCGCCTATCTGAAGCGGAATCAAGAAGTTGCCCAACACCGCCGGAATGGACGGAATCAGGAAGAAGAAGATCATCACCACCCCATGGAGCGTGAAGAACTTGTTGTAGGTGTCGGCCTGGAGAAAATCCCCTTCCGGTGTGAGGAGCTCGATGCGGAAAATGGTCGCAAAGGCGCCGCCGACCAGGAAGAAGATACTGATGGAAATCAGATACATGATACCGATGCGCTTGTGGTCCACGGAGAGGAGCCATGAAGCGACGGTCTGCTTCCAGTTAAGGTAGTTTATTTCCGGGCGCGAATGATCCCGTGGGGGGATTTCCGCGCCATCAACCACGATGTGTTCCATGTTGGCCATTCCGTTACTGTTGTTCGTCGCTTAGGGACTTGATATACGCAATAAGGTTAAGAATGTCTTCGTCGTTCAGGTTCGGGAAGCTCGGCATGAGGGGCGCGAAGCCGTCCACAACCTTCTTCGACGGGGACATAATGGATTCACGCAGGTACTCTTCGTCGGCGATCTGAGTTTCTCCGCCGCGGAGCTTGACCTCGTGTCCGTAGACGTTGGTCAGGAGCGGGCCCCGGCTGGCTGCGCCGGCGTCGTGGCAGGTAATGCAGCCCATCTGCTGGAACAGCGTTTCCCCGGCCTGAACCGGGGTAACCGGCGGGCCGCCCTGGAGCCATTCCTGGTAATCATCCTGCGACATGACCGTGACGGTTCCGCCCATGAGGGAGTGCTCGGTGCCGCAGTACTCGGCGCAGAAGATGGGGAAGGTGCCGATCTTGGTGGCTTCAAACCACATATCCGTGTACTTCGCGGGGAGGGCGTCCTGCTTCACGCGGAATGCGGGGATGTAGAAGTCGTGAAGCACGTCCTGGGAAGTCATGGTGATCTTCACCGGCTTGCCGACCGGAACGTGGAGTTCGTTGACCTCGCGACGCCCGTTGGAGTGCTGGATTTTCCACATCCACTGCTTGCCCATGACGTTGATGTCGAGGGTGTTCTCGGGAATGTTTCGATAGTCGAAATAGAGGATGGCGCCCCAGGCGAAGATCACGAGGGCGAGCACGGCGGGGATGGCGCTCCAGAGGAGCTCCAGCTTCATGTTCTCCACGTGCTCCGACTTGCGACCCGGTTCAGCCTTGAACTTGATGCCCAGGAGGATCAGTACGGCCGTGACACCCACGGTGAAAATACTCACGAAGGCGGCCAGCGAGTAGAACAAGAGGTCTACATTGGGAGCGAAGGTCGATGCTTGCTCTGGTATTATGGAAAAATTCATGGCTAACCTGTTATCACCCTAACGGTTTTTGGGTTTCTGACACTTTATACGCTACCAGACAACCCCGCGGGGGTCGGCGTCTGGGCATCTAATCCCATGCTGAGTTTCCGGGCACGGCCCGCGCGAACATAGTTCACCACCCAGAAGGCCACGAGGGCGGCGACGGTGGCCATTCCTCCGAGGCGCACGGCGCTCATGATCATGAGCCCGTAGGTACCATGGGTGGGGTCGTAGTAGTAGCAGAGCAGCGAGGGCTGCTTCAGGTACTGTCCGATGGTCTCCACGCCGGCGATTTCCAGGGCGGTCCGCAGATTCTGCGGGATATATTCGATGCCGAGATAGTAGCTGGAAACTTTCCCCTTCGGGGTCAGGATCATGATGCCGCTATCGTGGGCGTATTGTTTCGTCGTCTCGTCGTAGTAATAGCGGAAGCCCACGGTCTCCGCCAGCGTTTCGATCTGCTCTTTGTCGCCGGTGAGGAAGCGCCAGTGTTCCGGCGCATTCTCCTGCTGGAGCATATCGAGATAGTTCGTCTTCTTCTCCGTCGCCAGGTCGCCCCGCTCGTTGGGGTCGATGCTTACCGTAATGACCTTGTAGTCTCTTCCGAGCTGAAAATCCTCGGGCTGACCGTCTATGCCGGATACCATTCCGTTGAGCACTAGCGTGCACAGCATCGGGCAACCGTAGTAAACCAGCGACAGTACCACGGGCTCGCCGCCGAAGAGATCGCCCAGTCGGACTGGCTGATCCTTCTCGTCGCGGAACATGAGGTCCATGGGGACCTGCATTCCGAGGTTCTGCTGTATCTTGATGTCCTCGAAGCGGCCTGCGGGGTTGGGCCCCCGAAATCCGATGGGATCGAGTTCGTAATCCTTTACTTCCCCCTTTGCGGCTTCCTGGGCCGACGCGCCCGCACCGGTTCCCAGGGCGATGGCGAGGGCCATCAGGCTCCGCATGGCCACGCGCCGCAAGGCGGCTGGCCCACTATGTCCGGCGGGGGCGCTCATGGCTGCGCGGGCGCGGCCGGGGCGGCCGGAGCCTCCGCAGCAACCTGCGGGGTCTGGCGGTAGGGCACTTTGCCCTCGGCCACCAGCGCCATGGCGCGATCAACGGGAATGTGAACCCGCTCCATGCCTGGCTCGGCGCTGAGTACGCCATAGGACGCTACCTGATGCTGGTTCTGCTCGTCGATCTTTATGCGGTCCGCGACGGGGTCGCCCTGGAGGTGGGGCTCCGCGGGAACCTGCACGCCGGGCGTGGCCAGATTCGACGCGGGGGTGGTATCCAGGGGCTGCCGGGACTGGTTAAAGCCGCGGATGACCATGACGATCACAACGCAAGCTCCGAACATGAGGATCATGAGGGCGATGAATGCCGTCACGATAATGCGGGCGTGCATATCGGTGACTTCATAGCCTTCTTTGATACTCGCTTCGTTATTCTGGGGCGCGGCATTATGCATGGCTGTGGGCCTTATCTTTGAGGAACATCAGTTCTTCGCGCGGATCCTGCTGGGGCAGGATGGGGCGCTTCTTAAGTTCGTTGAAGAACACCCAGAGCCAGAGGCCGCCGATACCGGCAACCGCGCCCAGGGAGCAAATGATGGTGAAGACATTCAAGGTGCTGTGATTGTTCTCGAAGGACGGCGCGATGTTCCAGTACATGTCCACGAAGCGGGTGGCCAGCACGTAGATTGCGATTCTGCGCAGCGTCACCGGGTTGGTCTTGTTCTGGCGCATGAGGAGCCGCCACATGGGGGTGAACCACACGAAGGCGATCAGGAAAACCGTCATGGCGGTAAGTCCGCCGCCGGAACGGTCGATGTACCAGCGAATTTCTTCGGGCAGGTTGCCGTTCCAGATGATGAGGAAGGGCGAGAACGACAGGTAGGACCAGAAGATGGTGAAGCCGAGCATGAAGTTGCCGAAGTGGTGGTAGATCTTCGAGCTGATCTTGTGGCTCAGGGGGCCTTCGTTGGACAGGAAGGTCAGCATGATGACGCAGAAGCACATCATGCTCAGGGCGTACCCGGCGATCATCCACGCACCGTATATGGTGGAGAAAAAGGTCGGGTCGGTGGACATGCCCCAGTGCGTGGCGGCAAAGGTCATGGAGACCACGTAGATCACGCATCCGAAGCCGGCGACGACCTTCTGCTTCTTGATCAATCCGGGGTCGCCCGTGCGATCAAGATCCAGGGACCACTTGTTGTAAAGCGTCGCCAGGGTCAGCCAGAGACCGAAGTAAATGAAGTAGCAGAGCACGAACATGTTGAAGTTCAGGAAGCCGTGCTTCAGGTGCGACATGTGGGCGATGTATTCATTTTCCGGCAGCGCCAGGAAGGCCTCGTTCGCCCAGGGGAAAATGGTGGAGAACTTCGCCCCGCCGAACAGGATGGGCATGCCGATGAAGAACAGGAACCACAGGGTCCGCGAGCAGGCCTCGGCGATGCGCTGGGCGACAAAGCTCCAACTGCCGCCGCAGAGGTGGTGCAGCATGACGAGCCCGAGGCCGCTGATGCCCAGGCCGAAGACGAGCAGATAGCCGATGAGCAAGCCCTGGAAGACGGCGCCCGAGAAGAGGCCGAGGAGGAGCGTGACCGCGAAACCTCCCGCGGCGACCACGAGGGCCTTCCCCTGGATGGTCTTGATTTTAGCGAGTTGTGCGTCAGTGAGCATTGGATTCCGCCGTGTGGTGTTCTACTGCTTCCGGCTGGGGTTGCAGTGCCTTTTCCAATTCCAGTTGATCCGCCTGCTCCAGACTGCCCTTGGGCACGTTCTGGCTGTATTGCAGGGCCCGGATGTAGGCAACGATGGCCCAGCGATCTTCCGCGGATACGCGCGCATTATAGCTGTACATGCGGCCAAAACCGTTCTTGATCACGTCGACGATGTAGCCGTCTTCCACTTCGCGCAGGCGATCAATGTGGTAGGAGGCCGCCGCCGGGAAGCCGCGCTGGGTGACGACGCCGTTGCCGTAGCCGCCTTCGCCGTGACAGGGGGTGCAGATGGCGTCGTAACGCTCCCGGCCACGCTTGAGCAGCTCCAGGTCAACTTTGAAGTAGTTGTCCGCCTTGAGGACGCCGCCTTCCTTGCCGGTCCAGAAGGCTTCGTCCAGCACGCCGGGCACGTGCTCCTGGCCGGTGAGGGCCGCGAACACGGGGGCGTTCCACTTGCGGAGCTTGCCTTCATAGGGCACCGTGTTTTCCACGGGCATCCGGTCGGCGGCGTTGTCGGCGAAGAAATCGTTCTTCTGCAGCGCGGTGAACTTGGGCTGGTTCCACATGTCCGGGTGGCAGCCCAGCAGGGCAAAGCTGTAAACCGCGGCCAGAGCCAGCATGGCTTTGCCTGGAACCCAGAAGCGGGGCGCCGTGATGTTCTTGGATGGTTTCATCAGTTCCAACTTATGTGTCCGCAACCGGCCTATCCGGTTGCCGTGGTTCAGGGTTATTATTCCATGACTTCCGACACTTCCACGGGGCCGAGGCCCTGAAGGAAGGTCTTGGTCTGGACAGCGTCGTACTGGGCGTCGGCCCGCTCGATGCAAAGGAAGAATCCGTCGCTCGATGCGCGCTCGAAACGCTTCGCATTAAAGATCGGGTGATGGGGGCGCGGCAGGCCGTTGAGCAGCAGCATGCTGCCCAGGGCCGAGAAGCCCGCGAACAGAATGGTCAGCTCGAAAGTAATGGGCATGAAGGACGGCCAGCTCAGGTCGGGCTTGCCGCCGATGCTGTAGGGGTAGTGGAGCACCGAGGCGATGTACTGCATGCCGAAGCCGGTGCAGGTGCCGGTGAGTCCGCCGCAAAGGGTGAAGAAGGAGACGGCGGTCTTCCGCACGCCCATGGCCTCGGCCAGGCCGTGGATGGGGTAGGGAGAATAGGCGTCCATGGTGCGGTATCCCGCTTCATGGGCCTTGGTCGTCGCCTTCAACAACGTATCGGGATCGTCAAATTCCGCGATCAGGCCGTAGACTTCCGGCGCGTTGTTTTCGTGTCCGTGTGCTGACATATCGTATGTTCGTCCTAAATTTTATACGTGGAAGAATCGGTATCGTGGAGGGCGTCTATCGAATCTCGCCCTTGTCAAGCTGGTGCTGCTGCACGCGCAATTCGAAGATGGTGATCATGGGCAGGAACTTCACAAAGAGGCTCAGCATGAAGAGGAAGAGCCCGATGGAGCCCACATAAGCGGCCCAGTCGAATACCGTGCCGGCGTACTCGCCCCAGGCCGCAGGCAGGTAGTCGCGCGTAAGGCTGGTGACGACGATAACGTAGCGTTCGAGCCACATGCCGATGTTCACGATGATCGTCA
Above is a window of Candidatus Hydrogenedentota bacterium DNA encoding:
- a CDS encoding cytochrome c, producing the protein MPVENTVPYEGKLRKWNAPVFAALTGQEHVPGVLDEAFWTGKEGGVLKADNYFKVDLELLKRGRERYDAICTPCHGEGGYGNGVVTQRGFPAAASYHIDRLREVEDGYIVDVIKNGFGRMYSYNARVSAEDRWAIVAYIRALQYSQNVPKGSLEQADQLELEKALQPQPEAVEHHTAESNAH
- a CDS encoding DUF255 domain-containing protein, whose product is MGHHHRNTMAALAMLVLATACRPEPGPPIPWRDSLPLALEAARREEKPVFLYVTAAWCNICRRVERDSFGDPNLASALESLVPVKVDIDQFPWVGQRYDVAAVPAFVILDPRGRVLSRTFGFHDSDALQTLTERAVSEVAHRE
- the coxB gene encoding cytochrome c oxidase subunit II → MNFSIIPEQASTFAPNVDLLFYSLAAFVSIFTVGVTAVLILLGIKFKAEPGRKSEHVENMKLELLWSAIPAVLALVIFAWGAILYFDYRNIPENTLDINVMGKQWMWKIQHSNGRREVNELHVPVGKPVKITMTSQDVLHDFYIPAFRVKQDALPAKYTDMWFEATKIGTFPIFCAEYCGTEHSLMGGTVTVMSQDDYQEWLQGGPPVTPVQAGETLFQQMGCITCHDAGAASRGPLLTNVYGHEVKLRGGETQIADEEYLRESIMSPSKKVVDGFAPLMPSFPNLNDEDILNLIAYIKSLSDEQQ
- a CDS encoding cytochrome c oxidase subunit 3; protein product: MSSAHANAEHNPYLAHHFETIEQQEESCTLGMWLFLAQEVMFFGGLFMAYSVYRYMYFDAFVNGSAQLSWGIGAINTIILLLSSFTMAMGVYYCQVGNSKWLFRCLGATMVLGLAFVAIKLQFEWGPKIAYGVFPGSLWHPDPHHYPTLASFPEQGHSELFFFLYYVMTGMHAFHMIIGFGILAVLMVMAKMNKFGPKRYMPILFFGLYWHFVDIVWVFLFPMFYLVT
- a CDS encoding SCO family protein; its protein translation is MRSLMALAIALGTGAGASAQEAAKGEVKDYELDPIGFRGPNPAGRFEDIKIQQNLGMQVPMDLMFRDEKDQPVRLGDLFGGEPVVLSLVYYGCPMLCTLVLNGMVSGIDGQPEDFQLGRDYKVITVSIDPNERGDLATEKKTNYLDMLQQENAPEHWRFLTGDKEQIETLAETVGFRYYYDETTKQYAHDSGIMILTPKGKVSSYYLGIEYIPQNLRTALEIAGVETIGQYLKQPSLLCYYYDPTHGTYGLMIMSAVRLGGMATVAALVAFWVVNYVRAGRARKLSMGLDAQTPTPAGLSGSV
- a CDS encoding cytochrome C oxidase subunit IV family protein is translated as MSQHHIVTPRTYSQVLIALMAFMFLTIAAYYMHINPLANLIIALMIAFTKVSLIVMFFMHVKYGTNLTRIFASAGFLWLVIFITLLFADYMGRIYGTSPFTANPYTG
- a CDS encoding cbb3-type cytochrome c oxidase subunit I, translating into MEHIVVDGAEIPPRDHSRPEINYLNWKQTVASWLLSVDHKRIGIMYLISISIFFLVGGAFATIFRIELLTPEGDFLQADTYNKFFTLHGVVMIFFFLIPSIPAVLGNFLIPLQIGAKDVAFPKLNLASWYIFMCGGTLGVIIIVLGGLDTGWTFYTPLSTSYANTHVFLAAMLVFITGFSSILTGLNFIVTIHKMRAPGLTWFRLPLFIWAHYATSVIQILGTPVLAITVFLAGVERIWGVGIFDPALGGDPVLFQHMFWFYSHPAVYIMILPGMGVISEIIACFSRNRVFGYEFIAFSSVAIAIIGFLVWGHHMYVSGQAMYSNLVFSLLTMLVAVPSAIKIFNWTATLYKGNVVWATPMIYAIGFIGLFAIGGGTGLFLGSTGMDVPLHDTYFVVAHFHYVMVGGMTMAYLSGLHFYWPKITGKMYPQTIASLCAILVFVGFNCTFFPQFLVGWLGMPRRYHSYHPDFQVLNVLSTAGASVLGLGFVIPVFYFGWSLLYGKDAGSNPWGARGLEWEVCTSPPDAHNFHETPVVTKGAYAYTGEETLSV
- a CDS encoding DUF3341 domain-containing protein; this encodes MSAHGHENNAPEVYGLIAEFDDPDTLLKATTKAHEAGYRTMDAYSPYPIHGLAEAMGVRKTAVSFFTLCGGLTGTCTGFGMQYIASVLHYPYSIGGKPDLSWPSFMPITFELTILFAGFSALGSMLLLNGLPRPHHPIFNAKRFERASSDGFFLCIERADAQYDAVQTKTFLQGLGPVEVSEVME